The region CCGACGTCGCGCAGAAGATCGTCAAGCAGGTCGAGTACCAGTTCAGCGACATTAACCTGGTCGCCAACGAGTTCTTGCTCAAGATCATGAACAAGGACTCCGAAGGCTACGGTAAGCACAGGAAACAATGTTCATTCACAAGACATTGTACGTATTTCATTCTTGTGCAGCGCAGCGAAAGAGTGCTACAGTATAAAATATTCAGACTAAGCTAGACATATTATTTCTTTACATGCATACAGTTCCCTTGTCAGTCATTTCATCATGGAAGAAGATCAAGTCTCTGGGAGCAACCAACCAGATGCTGGTCAAGGCTCTCCGCACCTCCACGAAGCTTGTAATTAAGCTGCTCCTTGCAACCTATAGCCATTGTTTGTTGCAGCTACCAGATGAAGCATCCTTCTCACAGGATAATGAAATTTTGGCTGCAGATTGTGAGCGATGATGGGAAGAAAGTTCGGCGCAGGCAGCCCTTCACCGAGAAGCACAAAGAAGAACTTCAGGTCACTGACTTGCAAAGACTCCATCTCATCTCTAGTCTGCCCACCCACCCACAACTGAACCACCACCTTTTTTTTGTCTGCGCAGTCTCGGATGATCATAGCGGAGAATTTGCCAGAGGACTCATCAAGAAACAGCCTCGAGAAGGTCTTCAGTGTCGTTGGAAGGTCAGATAAGGCAATTAATTCCCCGCAGTTTGCAAATTGTCGCCAAATAAATCGTATGTAGGAACTGATGTCGTCCATTAACGATGTAACTGGCATGCCAACCAGTGTGAAGAACATCAAGATATGCCACCCCCAAGAGCCTAGCTCAGCCAGGGCTTCCAAGTCAGACACACTTGTGAGTAACAAGGTATTTATTTCACCTTTTCAACTCAACTCAACTCTTAGTGCACCACCAGAGGATCTATATGTGTCACAATCATCATACCATCTGAGGCTCATTGTGTAGATTGACAAGTTTGATGTTTGCCTAGATCAGGTCCAGAACAGTAAACATTTTTTTTCCAGCAAAATTATGTTGTAACTATTTTACCTTGTGCTCTTGTGGAAGATGCATGCTTTAGTCGAATATGAGACCTCACAGCAAGCTGAGAAAGCAGTGAGTATTTACCACCACAGTACTGGTCATTTTTTCAGGTCATTGGCTCTTCATGTAGTTAGACTGATGGGTGCACCTTCAAAATAATTCCTGACAGGTAGAGAAGCTAAACGATGAGCGGAACTGGAGGAAAGGCCTCCGTGTGCGCACAGTACTCAGGCGCTCTGTAAGAACCCTCTTCTTACAAATCAGTATTGATCTTCAGCTACTCATATCTGTTTTACTGCAACTCCATGATTTTGTCACAGCCCAAGTCAGTAATGAGGCTCAAGAGGCCTGATTTCGACCACTACGCTGGTTCCGATGACGAATCGCCACACTCACAGGTGTCATCCGACTCCCCAACTTCAGAAGCTATCCATTCACCTGAAGCTCATGTAAGCACATCACTGGCTACAGTTCCAATGCCGATTTCCATTCAGTTGGACAGGCAGTTGTTCCAGGTTTCTTGTCTCATGCAAACTGCCAATTTCACAGCCAGAGGATCACCAGAGTGGGGCCAAGAAAGGGTGGGCAAGAGGGCGAGGGAAGCTCCATATCGTGGCACCGCACAGCCCGCAGTCTGCTCCCGCAGGCGCAGTCGGCCACTTTGACCCATCGAGCCCTCGCCAGGCGTCCCAGAAATGCCCATTGAGCCCCAGGCAGGTTTCTCAGAAGTGCCCATTCAGCCCCAGGCAGCCTCCCCAGGGCCCGAGGATGCCCGACGGGACACGTGGGTTCACAATGGGCCGGGGGAAGCCAGCGGCATCATCCGTGGCAGCCCGGACGGTTGCTGCTCCTCCTCCGGCTCCTGTTCTTGTCTAGTTCAGTTCCTGCAGGTTAACTGCTACCTATAGTGTATTTCTGAGCAATGAACTCTGTATCTCTATGGATACAAGTGGTTGACGAGCCTTTTTTTCTTACCTTCCTTTTTTAAGACCCTATAAATAAAACTGGCTGGGTGTTGCCGTATTTAAATGCAAGGTTGTAATTCTTTTTACTGTTTCACGGAAAGTATGAGATCTTTTTAAAGTAACAGCTGAAAGAATGCTTGGTGATGAGTATTTGCCTTGGTTTCATCGTTGCAAGCTATAACAGAGCTACAAGTTACTTATAAGTAATACCCAGAATTTTATGAGAAACTAACTTTGCACCAAAAACTACCAGCCAATTCGTCTTCTCAACTGGATCAATTTAGGCAGGTTAAAATTCAGTCACTACACATGAACTTCTGGAGGCTTATTTTATTTAGATTGCAACTCTCACCTTCATTCAGGAAAGCAAAAAAATTAAATAAACTTCACCCCAGAGAAAAGGTGCGTACCGACCTTCATGAGAGTCAACACAAACGAAGCAAACTAGCGTGCATTGGTGTTTG is a window of Triticum dicoccoides isolate Atlit2015 ecotype Zavitan chromosome 2B, WEW_v2.0, whole genome shotgun sequence DNA encoding:
- the LOC119363938 gene encoding la-related protein 6C-like, translated to MAAAKESSPDPDASATATAAPPTPMSAPASFKFNVHAPEFVPMSPTATPMSAPAGGYYSPFLQMQPAPDWSFLHDHEPVFFMPDFAHAKFAAAAAASNSAQAKGNGGGSADVAQKIVKQVEYQFSDINLVANEFLLKIMNKDSEGYVPLSVISSWKKIKSLGATNQMLVKALRTSTKLIVSDDGKKVRRRQPFTEKHKEELQSRMIIAENLPEDSSRNSLEKVFSVVGSVKNIKICHPQEPSSARASKSDTLVSNKMHALVEYETSQQAEKAVEKLNDERNWRKGLRVRTVLRRSPKSVMRLKRPDFDHYAGSDDESPHSQVSSDSPTSEAIHSPEAHPEDHQSGAKKGWARGRGKLHIVAPHSPQSAPAGAVGHFDPSSPRQASQKCPLSPRQVSQKCPFSPRQPPQGPRMPDGTRGFTMGRGKPAASSVAARTVAAPPPAPVLV